Sequence from the Ziziphus jujuba cultivar Dongzao chromosome 9, ASM3175591v1 genome:
GAACTGCTCTGCAGGCAATTCCACGACTGAACCTTACATGGTAGCTCATAACATCTTGTTGGCCCATGCATCAACTGTTAAACTGTACAGGCTTAAATATCAGGTAATTTCTTGTCCTGTTTCCATCTCAATATGAGCAAATTAAATCCCTCAAGATTCTCTGGCTTTTATCTCTGCTTGCCAATTCTTGAAGTTAGATCTCATTATTAAGTATTGACTTTCCTGTGTATGATACGCTTGAGCTACTTGGCACAATAGAAGTTTTGAACAAAATAGATACCATTTATTTGTTAATGCAGAATAAGCAGCATGGATTCATTGGTTTTATTCTCTATACCTTCGCTATTGATCCTGTGATAAAATCCAAAGAAGAAGAGACTGCAATTCAAAGAGTTTGTGATTTCTATTTTGGATGGTTGGTAACATATCCAAGAACTTTGCTTTCCACTTCCCATCTCATCTTTATGAATATCCCATTTTGGAATTAATAACTGGCAGTCCTTAGtgtaatttcatatttccttttGAATTTCTTAGTGAGCATAACTGACTATTGCAGGTTTCTACACCCGCTGGTGTACGGAGATTATCCTGAAATCATGAAGAGAAATGCAGGATCACGAATTCCAGCATTCACAAATTATGAATCCAAACTGATTAAAGGttcatttgattttgttggggTGTTATATTACAGCTATCTAACCATAAAAGACAACCCTGACAGTCTCAAAATGCAGTTAAGAGATTTTGATGCAGATATGGCTGCAATCTTAAACTGTATGAGCCTGTTTTACACTTTGCTTCATTACTTAAAAAGTTCCTTTATAACCGTACCACTTTAAATTTTCAGCTTATTGTTTTTGATCTACTAACATTAATTCAATTTCTATGATTTGGAAACTCTTGGAAAAATCTGATAGATCTTGGCCTAATAACATCATCGGTAAGGATTGAAATGTGGAGTTAACTAATTTGTTGCTAGTTGGTTTAATTAGTTGATGATGAGTAATGCTAATTAACcaacttatctttttttttttttttgacttttaatGGTCTCAGTTCCCTGTTGAACCATGGGGTCTGACAAGCGTTCTAGAGTATATCAAGAAAGCTTATGGCAACCCTCctgtatatatttatgaaaatggtCTGTGCCCTATGTACACTAAAtaattctgtttcttttttttttctctccttgtGCAATGGATTGAATAGTCAATGACCTATAATTGGGCTTATTATATTCAAAATCATTTAGTTTGCAAAATTGCATTTCCTCTTTGTGTTTTTCCTTTGTGACTAATCTGTGGAAGTTGTATTTATTGGCATCTAATAATTAGGTCAGCGAACGTTACGTAATTCATCATTGGAAGACATTACAAGGGTAAACTACTTGCAGGGACACATTGGAGGAGTGTTGGAAGCCTTGAGGTATCTGCTATATGAAAATCTcctaatttttctttcacaaataattaagtCTATTAATTAAGTTAATTAGTGTTTGACTTAATGAACATatcctgctttttttttttgccctttttgtgggttctattttgaaatatttttttatattaaatattttgaaagacatgGATCAAATACAAGAGGGTATTTCGCATGGTCCTTCCTGGATGTGCTGGAGTTATTTGGTGGCTACAACTTAAGCTTCGGTCTATACTATGTTGATATGGATGATCCAAATCTTAAAAGATACCCCAAGCAATCTGCACTTTGGTATTCTAGTTTCTTGAAGGGAGAAAACATCACTGGTTTGGATGAAGTGGAAAAAGTATCATCACTTTCTTATGCTCAGTCTTCTAAATGATTGGTTACAActttcataatttatacaatattttataGGATGACCATGGTGGTGGTAATTTTGTATTTGGCACACCTGCAGTATGTTgtatttactaatttatttaatggttaattgcattttgttattttaaattctCAAAATTGTGATatttaggtttttaattttaaattgtgacatatcaatcataaaatttttaaattgttgcaAATGGATCTTACCCGCACTTTGGACTGTTAAATGTTATTGCATGTGAGACTCACGCGACTCATTACTGTGCATGAAACGTAGTATCTTTTGTAATTCTTTGTTTGatgttttgttaaaattaaaattttcttttaaaaaaaaaaaaaaaaacatcaaatctaatcctaaaccaaACAAACAGAAACTTTACAGCATTAATctgtttattaaaaataaaaaatttgccaTATCAAactagcaaataatttttttaaaaaaatcatctatacaaaatttatatcatACTGAGatagcattaaaaaaataaaaaatgtctaACAAATTTTGAGAGATTTGGTAGACAATATAAATTATGAATTCAATTTCTTTTCCGCTCCTTTCCTATCATTGTTTTACACCCCtatttttctcttctctcttttttttcatctccttttctaatatattaattcattctatttaaaattctaaatcccttaaaaaagaattttaaatacatattatatttttatataatacctTCTTCTAAATCCTGTATCACATAAGCTTCCATAAACATAATCATTGGAGATGGGAATCCAAATCAAACACAGCAACCATGCTTTCCTCATCCTTAATGCTTATCCTTTCTTTTTCGACAGCTCCTCTTCTCTTTCttgtcctctctctctctctctctctctctctctctctctctctctctctctctgcaacTCTCTATatctccaaatttttttaatctctttctctctctggcTTAATTTCTCTATCTAAGGAATCGTGGGTAGTGGGTGATTTCTTCATAAAAATGCTCGAGTAGAAGAGGACAAGCCCGCAAGGTGTGAGGATtagagcagagagagagaggtgttGCTCTTTTGGGATAATAACTGGAAGGAGGCGTCTCATGCTACTTGCCCACTAACCTTGTCATCTGGGTAAGTTTACTGTTGATTATTTCTTTGAACCCCagcaataaaaattcaaaataataagtaaaataatatatatatatatatatacactataataataaaatattgaatcaGCAAATCCAAATTTACCGTCACAAATCTCGCCGATTTCTCGTCAtcccttttttctctcttctctacctcttcctttttttctctgtttctttttttttttttttttttttgcccttttcttATTAGTAATGGTTATTTGAAAGaccttgtttttttctttaattcatttttcatttttttatttattatatatttatttatgaataaagTTAACTGGGTTGTAGTGGTGGGTGGCAGTGATGGAGTGGTGTTCTATTCTGGAAAGTGAAGTGGAACTCAAAATgctgataaaaaaaaacttgaaaaaaaaaaaaaatcagaaaaacagAATCACGTGAGTTTCACGAGCACCTGCTAACAGCCCGTTTGCCCAAATCATGAACGGGACCAAtttgcattaattttaaaacttaaaggTTTAAATAGCACAATTTTAATCGTTGAAGATCCAAATTACACAACCTTAAAAATTGGGTAGCAaagccttttattttattgggttTACTTACCAgcaaattctatatatttttaggcTTTTAggaaataaaacataattatattatatggtatatctaaaaaataaataggcaaaataagaTGATTAGTGTGCTATAGACATTGCAGGTTATGATCAAATTCGTAGCGATAGTATATTTTTACACTGCTatacattcttttttttgttttttttcctttttttttttgatgaacattctcatgattatgatgatgttgtttgaaaacaatactacatgagacattttatatatatgcgcACGTGATCCATCTTTTCTCCTCTCATGTCAAATCTCATCACTTTACACATTGATTAACTAATATACGCAAATTGCTGCAAAGCAATATCTTGCTCTGTCCAACCAATTAAGCGCAAAGTAATCATAAAAGTATGTAATTATTCGACCTTAATTAGTTCATTAATGAAACCAACAAATATTTACTATTTCATCTTTTGTGCGCACGGATAATTAATATCTTCTTCTTGCCATGTTATATTTTCTACAGCAAAGCTATGCGTTTCAAACACGACTTCTTTGAATATAACTTAGGGGAGGAGACTTTgaagtatataaaaatataaaatataatacggCCAAAATACATTAAACCCCATTTGGACTAATATATAcatcatattaatattataatagtgtAACATAAGCAATTACCTCAGCAGCTATATACTATTCCAATATTCCAGTGTatataccaaaaattaaatatactatTCCAGTAATATTCCTTTTagacaaacaatatatataaaaattaagtcAAATCCCATGTGGAAAATAATACAAAACAACAGtacaaaaaaaatgtaatacaaAAGAAAAGTTTGTCTctcaaacaataattaaaagaaaactaTGTCTGCCGAATAACTTTTgtagaacaaaaaacaaaataataataataatcatttaaaattattgacATCTTTTCCAATGGtgagagagaagaaaataattatgcaGCTTGAAAAAGATAAATCACTATTGACTATATTGACTGTGTATTCGATGTGTATTTATCGCAGTTAGATcaaaaaactctctctctctctctctctctaaatcaTAATTAGTAGCGATCAGCAGAAAGGAAAATGTCGAGAGTCTGTTTGTTGCTTGCTTTTGTGCTAAATACCAGCGTTGGGGTCTTAACGGTTGAGGCTTTTAGCAGACAAGATTTCCCTACTGGCTTTGTCTTTGGCGCTGGAACCTCAGCTAATCAGGTCcacttatattttttgttttatatataaataatatatatatatatatatgataatttttcattagGATACCTGATGAAACTACGGActcatatatatcattttaaatatatgtatttttttaaaaataaaatctcatgATAAGAgctggactgtatatatatatataaatacgtaCATGCAAGAAGCCatagaattaattaatgatgtttatgttaaatatattattccaTGGAAGGTGGAAGGAGCAGCAAACGAAGATGGGAGGACTCCCAGCATTTGGGATAGTTCTTTTGCTCCTAGTGGTTAGTCATTTCTTCTTTATGAGCAGAGCAGCCTGccagtttatatataaattgattgtaAAGAAAagtaatttgttaaaagaaaatattaagatTTAATTATCAACTGGTCCTGAATTTTGGTTCACTACTTTAACTAAGTGGAAGATTAGCTTTTCTATATCTGGTGGAGTATGTAACACTTAAGACCTCTATTTATTAAGACTAACATGGGTTATTAATGTTTGGACTTTGGACATCGATGCACAATTTCAGGAGGAATTACACCAATACCTCCGGATCAGTATTACAAATATAAGGTGCATTCACTGTGTCTTAATATATTCAACAATCATTTCTTGACTATATTTAGTAGATATGATTGACAGAAAATAAACAGAGTTTTAGGCCAATTCTCTGAAATAGATAGGCTATTGATTTAGTCAATTCAACGTTGTGTGATTTATGATCTATCCTGTTCACTAAAGTAGTAGTCATGGAATCACAGGAAGATGTACAACTCATGGCGGATACGGGCATCGATGCCTATAGATTTTCTATCTCATGGTCAAGACTAATTCCAAGTGTGACTTTCAATTTCTCTGACTGTTATTATTCAGTAGCACATAGCTTTTCCTTTAATGCTGTAATGTTGAATATGTTAAATATGTGTACGTATGTGCTTTCAGATGGAAGAGGACCTGTCAATCCAAAGGGTTTGCAATATTACAACAATCTCATAAATGAACTAATAAGCCATGGTTTGGATCCTAATTATCCCTGTAAATAAATGTCTTATATTTTATAGTCCCCCAACCAGTTGACAGTGCCATACACTTTCATTGTGCCTTGGATATGATGAGCAGGAATCCAACCACATGTAACATTACACCATAACGATCTTCCACTGGCACTTGAGGACGAGTACGGTGGTTGGGTGAATCACAGGATTGTGTATGTTTACTGACTGGAATTAACTCTCATccttttttcaatattatagaTTGTGTAATTAGACATCACCTGCCAATATATGTTGATACATGTGGGAGTGCAGGAAAGACTTCATGGCATATGCAGATGTGTGTTTCAGAGAGTTTGGAGACAGGGTTTTGTATTGGAGTACTGTGAACGAGGCTAATATGTTCAGCACTGGAGGTTATGACATGGGGGCTATGGCACCGTTTCGATGTTCTCCTCCATTTGGAATCAAAAACTGCTCCAGAGGCAACTCCTCAACTGAACCTTACATGGTAGCTCATAATATCTTGTTGGCCCATGCATCGACTGCAAAATTGTATAGGCTTAAATATCAGGTACATTTCTAATTGGTCAGCAGGaacaatttatattataatacatatagtggctagaaattaaaaatacagtaattatTACTAATGCAGAATAAGCAGCATGGATTAATTGGATTCATTATCTTTACCTACGCCATTGAACGTGTTACAGAATCCAAAGAAGAAGATTTTGTTATTCAGAGAGTAAACGATTTCAATTTTGGATGGTTGGAAACTTGACAAACTCAATCCTTCTTCGTTGAATTGAGTCCTTGTGAGTAAATGTCTTAGCTACGAGGTTAAACAtttcattataataatattgCAGGTTGCTACATCCCCTGGTTTTTGGAGACTATCCAGTAATCATGAAAAGAAATGCAGGCTCCAGAATTCCAACATTCACAAATTACCAATCCGAACTGGTTAAAGGTTCATTTGACTTCATTGGGATATTACATTACTCTTATTCAAACGTAAAAGACAACCCTGACAGTCTCACCATGCAACTAAGGGATTTCTATGCAGATATGGCAGCAACCGTAAACTGTACGATGGATTTGCATATTagttactactttttttttttgaaagtatatattatatatgtatatacgtgTATATATTGCTTAACAATAATGCTAGAGATACCAAAATGTTCACcaaacttatttattaaataatatggtaatattaaatgatttatttttttattttatctagctATTTAAGGATtcgtttttttatatttaagttatatgaatatattactaataatattttaacacatCTTAATTGgtatataaatttgatgaacATTTTGATACATATAGCATTACGAATTGTTTGAGTGTTCTCTactaacaatttgattttgatggTGTGGCAACtgtttgaaatatttttcagaTCATATGACCAAAGAACCGTTGCCGTTGGTAAGAATTGAAATATGGAGTTTAACATATTTCTTGGATTAGTTTGCACAGGGCACTACTTTTGCTACTAGTTaaccaaccatttttttttttttttttttttttgatgaatcagCTTCCCATTGCACCATGGGGTCTTAGAAGGGTGCTGGAGTATATTAAGGAAGTTTATGGCAATCCTCCTATATACATTTATGAAAATGgtcttttcattttatatatatatatatatttgcttttctttttttcttttttttttttttcttttttttttggtttttgagaattgagattattattgtaattaatgTAGTTTGCATGGGCATGTGTTATTAGGTCAGGGATTGACGCTTAATTCAGATTCAGCATTAGATGACATTCCAAGGATTGACTATTTGCGTGAACACATTGGAGCACTCCTTGAAGCCTTGAGGTAACTTGGGATTTTTATTGATGTTATTAGGGTTAATTTTCTTGCTTGCTATATAGAATTTGCTATTGTTTATTGATGTTATTAGGGTTAATTTTCTTGCTTGCTATATAGAATTTGCTATAGTTTCTGATTACATTATGAGTCTATAAGTCACTAACTTAATTTCGTTgtcatatttttaaagaaatggaTCAAACACAAGAGGGTATTTTGTATGGTCCTTCATCGATTTGCTGGAGTTATTTAGAAAACCCAACAAGTTCAGCTTTGGTCTATACCACGTTGATTTGGATGATCCAGATCTTAAAAGATATCCCAAGAAATCTGCGTTATGGTATTCTAATTTCTTAAAGGGAGGAAACATCACTGCTTTAGATGTAGTGCCAAAACTATCCTCTGTTTGAGTTTGTACTAATTCATCTGTGAGGCAGAGAGAAAATCTCCAATTCCGAAGTGAGGTTGAAGATAAATATGACCATGATTCAACATACCATGTGCAGAGatgaatgaaagaaaatttcagagatatatatatatatatatatatatcatatatatatatatatatatatattttctttttcttttttttggcagaGAATGTTCATAATTCCATGGGATCAATACTTGTATTGATGTGCAGCGTGACAGCTGTAACATGCAAATTGCATCTAAGTCTGAAAATATATGACATGATTTTGCTTAATTATCGAGACACATGTGATGACaatccaaatattgaattctGTGGGTGGATAAGGGATAAAACAGTCTGGTATGGGTCCATTTACCTACCACCTGATTGTTTTAACAGGAAAACTAAAGAAAAT
This genomic interval carries:
- the LOC107426300 gene encoding beta-glucosidase 11-like isoform X2, whose product is MRKPYLLLVFILNQTLWILSVDAFSRQDFPPGFVFGAGTSANQVEGAANEDGRTPSIWDSSFSTIGEGSGGNTEVACDQYHKYKEDVQLMVDTGLDAYKFSISWSRLIPNGRGPVNPKGLQYYNNLINELISHGIQPHITLHHNDLPLALQDEYGGWISHKIVEDFTAYADVCFREFGDRVLYWSTVNEANMFSYGGYDVASMPPFRCSPPFGLMNCSAGNSTTEPYMVAHNILLAHASTVKLYRLKYQNKQHGFIGFILYTFAIDPVIKSKEEETAIQRVCDFYFGWFLHPLVYGDYPEIMKRNAGSRIPAFTNYESKLIKGSFDFVGVLYYSYLTIKDNPDSLKMQLRDFDADMAAILNCMSLFYTLLHYLKSSFITFPVEPWGLTSVLEYIKKAYGNPPVYIYENGQRTLRNSSLEDITRVNYLQGHIGGVLEALRHGSNTRGYFAWSFLDVLELFGGYNLSFGLYYVDMDDPNLKRYPKQSALWYSSFLKGENITGLDEVEKVSSLSYAQSSK
- the LOC107426300 gene encoding beta-glucosidase 11-like isoform X1: MRKPYLLLVFILNQTLWILSVDAFSRQDFPPGFVFGAGTSANQVEGAANEDGRTPSIWDSSFSTIGEGSGGNTEVACDQYHKYKEDVQLMVDTGLDAYKFSISWSRLIPNGRGPVNPKGLQYYNNLINELISHGIQPHITLHHNDLPLALQDEYGGWISHKIVEDFTAYADVCFREFGDRVLYWSTVNEANMFSYGGYDVASMPPFRCSPPFGLMNCSAGNSTTEPYMVAHNILLAHASTVKLYRLKYQNKQHGFIGFILYTFAIDPVIKSKEEETAIQRVCDFYFGWFLHPLVYGDYPEIMKRNAGSRIPAFTNYESKLIKGSFDFVGVLYYSYLTIKDNPDSLKMQLRDFDADMAAILNYLGLITSSFPVEPWGLTSVLEYIKKAYGNPPVYIYENGQRTLRNSSLEDITRVNYLQGHIGGVLEALRHGSNTRGYFAWSFLDVLELFGGYNLSFGLYYVDMDDPNLKRYPKQSALWYSSFLKGENITGLDEVEKVSSLSYAQSSK
- the LOC107426359 gene encoding beta-glucosidase 11-like isoform X1 produces the protein MSRVCLLLAFVLNTSVGVLTVEAFSRQDFPTGFVFGAGTSANQVEGAANEDGRTPSIWDSSFAPSGGITPIPPDQYYKYKEDVQLMADTGIDAYRFSISWSRLIPNGRGPVNPKGLQYYNNLINELISHGIQPHVTLHHNDLPLALEDEYGGWVNHRIVKDFMAYADVCFREFGDRVLYWSTVNEANMFSTGGYDMGAMAPFRCSPPFGIKNCSRGNSSTEPYMVAHNILLAHASTAKLYRLKYQNKQHGLIGFIIFTYAIERVTESKEEDFVIQRVNDFNFGWLLHPLVFGDYPVIMKRNAGSRIPTFTNYQSELVKGSFDFIGILHYSYSNVKDNPDSLTMQLRDFYADMAATVNYHMTKEPLPLLPIAPWGLRRVLEYIKEVYGNPPIYIYENGQGLTLNSDSALDDIPRIDYLREHIGALLEALRNGSNTRGYFVWSFIDLLELFRKPNKFSFGLYHVDLDDPDLKRYPKKSALWYSNFLKGGNITALDVVPKLSSV
- the LOC107426359 gene encoding hydroxyisourate hydrolase-like isoform X5, whose protein sequence is MSRVCLLLAFVLNTSVGVLTVEAFSRQDFPTGFVFGAGTSANQVEGAANEDGRTPSIWDSSFAPSGGITPIPPDQYYKYKEDVQLMADTGIDAYRFSISWSRLIPNGRGPVNPKGLQYYNNLINELISHGIQPHVTLHHNDLPLALEDEYGGWVNHRIVKDFMAYADVCFREFGDRVLYWSTVNEANMFSTGGYDMGAMAPFRCSPPFGIKNCSRGNSSTEPYMVAHNILLAHASTAKLYRLKYQNKQHGLIGFIIFTYAIERVTESKEEDFVIQRVNDFNFGWLLHPLVFGDYPVIMKRNAGSRIPTFTNYQSELVKGSFDFIGILHYSYSNVKDNPDSLTMQLRDFYADMAATVNCTMDLHISYYFFFLKVYIIYVYTCIYCLTIMLEIPKCSPNLFIK
- the LOC107426359 gene encoding beta-glucosidase 11-like isoform X2 — encoded protein: MSRVCLLLAFVLNTSVGVLTVEAFSRQDFPTGFVFGAGTSANQVEGAANEDGRTPSIWDSSFAPSGGITPIPPDQYYKYKEDVQLMADTGIDAYRFSISWSRLIPNGRGPVNPKGLQYYNNLINELISHGIQPHVTLHHNDLPLALEDEYGGWVNHRIVKDFMAYADVCFREFGDRVLYWSTVNEANMFSTGGYDMGAMAPFRCSPPFGIKNCSRGNSSTEPYMVAHNILLAHASTAKLYRLKYQNKQHGLIGFIIFTYAIERVTESKEEDFVIQRVNDFNFGWLLHPLVFGDYPVIMKRNAGSRIPTFTNYQSELVKGSFDFIGILHYSYSNVKDNPDSLTMQLRDFYADMAATVNCQGLTLNSDSALDDIPRIDYLREHIGALLEALRNGSNTRGYFVWSFIDLLELFRKPNKFSFGLYHVDLDDPDLKRYPKKSALWYSNFLKGGNITALDVVPKLSSV
- the LOC107426359 gene encoding beta-glucosidase 11-like isoform X3, giving the protein MGGLPAFGIVLLLLVEELHQYLRISITNIRKMYNSWRIRASMPIDFLSHDGRGPVNPKGLQYYNNLINELISHGIQPHVTLHHNDLPLALEDEYGGWVNHRIVKDFMAYADVCFREFGDRVLYWSTVNEANMFSTGGYDMGAMAPFRCSPPFGIKNCSRGNSSTEPYMVAHNILLAHASTAKLYRLKYQNKQHGLIGFIIFTYAIERVTESKEEDFVIQRVNDFNFGWLLHPLVFGDYPVIMKRNAGSRIPTFTNYQSELVKGSFDFIGILHYSYSNVKDNPDSLTMQLRDFYADMAATVNYHMTKEPLPLLPIAPWGLRRVLEYIKEVYGNPPIYIYENGQGLTLNSDSALDDIPRIDYLREHIGALLEALRNGSNTRGYFVWSFIDLLELFRKPNKFSFGLYHVDLDDPDLKRYPKKSALWYSNFLKGGNITALDVVPKLSSV
- the LOC107426359 gene encoding beta-glucosidase 11-like isoform X6 produces the protein MADTGIDAYRFSISWSRLIPNGRGPVNPKGLQYYNNLINELISHGIQPHVTLHHNDLPLALEDEYGGWVNHRIVKDFMAYADVCFREFGDRVLYWSTVNEANMFSTGGYDMGAMAPFRCSPPFGIKNCSRGNSSTEPYMVAHNILLAHASTAKLYRLKYQNKQHGLIGFIIFTYAIERVTESKEEDFVIQRVNDFNFGWLLHPLVFGDYPVIMKRNAGSRIPTFTNYQSELVKGSFDFIGILHYSYSNVKDNPDSLTMQLRDFYADMAATVNYHMTKEPLPLLPIAPWGLRRVLEYIKEVYGNPPIYIYENGQGLTLNSDSALDDIPRIDYLREHIGALLEALRNGSNTRGYFVWSFIDLLELFRKPNKFSFGLYHVDLDDPDLKRYPKKSALWYSNFLKGGNITALDVVPKLSSV
- the LOC107426359 gene encoding beta-glucosidase 11-like isoform X4; protein product: MVKTNSKYGRGPVNPKGLQYYNNLINELISHGIQPHVTLHHNDLPLALEDEYGGWVNHRIVKDFMAYADVCFREFGDRVLYWSTVNEANMFSTGGYDMGAMAPFRCSPPFGIKNCSRGNSSTEPYMVAHNILLAHASTAKLYRLKYQNKQHGLIGFIIFTYAIERVTESKEEDFVIQRVNDFNFGWLLHPLVFGDYPVIMKRNAGSRIPTFTNYQSELVKGSFDFIGILHYSYSNVKDNPDSLTMQLRDFYADMAATVNYHMTKEPLPLLPIAPWGLRRVLEYIKEVYGNPPIYIYENGQGLTLNSDSALDDIPRIDYLREHIGALLEALRNGSNTRGYFVWSFIDLLELFRKPNKFSFGLYHVDLDDPDLKRYPKKSALWYSNFLKGGNITALDVVPKLSSV